From Aquificota bacterium, one genomic window encodes:
- a CDS encoding gliding motility protein, which produces MLVDVEKKLIRLKVVYYGVAQSGKTTNLEKLSEMEGLDLVKLDTQGERTLVFDFTTKKVKVGDITVSFALYTVPGQDIYKDIRLTVLRGVDGLVFVVDSQKERLTENINFYNLLKADLLRLGKSLGDVPLVFQYNKMDLPNTLSYQELEKSINVDRYPSVCASAIKGEGVLETFKLLEDYLISKVERMML; this is translated from the coding sequence ATGCTGGTGGACGTTGAAAAAAAGCTTATAAGGTTAAAGGTGGTTTATTATGGTGTGGCCCAATCGGGCAAGACCACAAACCTTGAAAAGCTTTCGGAGATGGAAGGTTTAGACCTTGTAAAGCTTGATACACAAGGGGAAAGGACCTTAGTCTTTGACTTTACAACAAAAAAGGTAAAAGTGGGAGATATAACTGTGTCTTTTGCTCTATACACTGTCCCTGGACAGGATATTTACAAGGACATAAGGCTTACTGTTCTTAGAGGTGTGGATGGCTTGGTTTTTGTAGTGGATTCTCAAAAAGAAAGGCTAACAGAAAACATAAATTTCTACAACCTTCTCAAGGCTGACCTTTTGCGCCTTGGGAAAAGTTTAGGAGATGTGCCTTTGGTTTTTCAATACAACAAGATGGACCTGCCAAACACCTTAAGCTACCAGGAATTAGAAAAGAGTATAAACGTTGATAGGTACCCTTCCGTATGTGCCAGTGCTATAAAGGGTGAGGGCGTATTGGAAACCTTTAAACTACTTGAGGATTACCTCATATCAAAAGTAGAAAGGATGATGTTATGA
- a CDS encoding DUF1049 domain-containing protein, producing the protein MNLIKILLSLSLVVLFLLFIAQNAGYVEVSFFYTVYKVPLFVLLLLSFTLGFFIPSFYFIFKEVGLKRKLNSIDQGLKELSRGYINRAERILGGPAKSLQGIKSILAKLFIEQGRVEEAKAFDPILVGELFLKEGKLQEAEEEFKKALSQDEENLKALKGLRDVYSLQDRWQEALEYQDKMLDLCERWEKEKQKRIKAEILAELYQKEGEERLIEKAMDLYTTPFVYAVYIKYLLSRDKTKDARKHWDKVLSLNYQEDVLWNLSEDQSTLTKLLDIVESKKDMISPDILAMVYIKLNLLSKAKELEESLSDQMKALLYSTLSHKDQDKYCLTSIKHLLKPFVCSCGKAYNSYYPLCSGCLTWGEIRIRRAFHAGGR; encoded by the coding sequence ATGAACCTAATAAAAATACTGCTCTCTCTTTCTTTGGTGGTGCTTTTTCTTCTATTTATAGCTCAGAACGCTGGGTATGTGGAGGTAAGTTTTTTCTATACAGTTTATAAAGTGCCACTTTTTGTGCTTTTGCTCCTTTCCTTTACCCTTGGATTTTTCATACCATCCTTTTACTTTATCTTTAAGGAGGTTGGTCTAAAAAGAAAGCTAAACAGCATAGACCAGGGCCTAAAAGAGTTATCAAGAGGTTATATCAATAGGGCGGAACGTATCCTTGGAGGCCCAGCCAAGTCCCTTCAAGGCATAAAGAGCATACTTGCAAAACTTTTTATAGAACAAGGTAGAGTAGAAGAGGCAAAAGCTTTTGACCCAATTTTAGTAGGCGAACTGTTCTTAAAAGAAGGAAAGCTTCAAGAAGCAGAGGAAGAATTCAAGAAAGCTTTGTCTCAAGATGAAGAAAACCTCAAAGCCCTAAAAGGCCTAAGGGATGTTTATTCTTTACAAGATAGATGGCAAGAGGCACTTGAATATCAAGACAAGATGCTTGACCTTTGCGAAAGATGGGAAAAGGAAAAACAAAAAAGGATAAAAGCCGAAATTTTAGCAGAACTTTACCAAAAGGAAGGTGAAGAAAGGCTTATAGAAAAGGCCATGGACCTTTATACAACTCCCTTTGTGTATGCAGTTTACATAAAATACCTGCTTTCAAGAGATAAAACAAAAGACGCAAGAAAACACTGGGATAAAGTATTATCATTAAATTATCAAGAAGATGTTTTATGGAACCTTTCGGAGGATCAATCTACCCTTACCAAGTTGCTGGATATTGTGGAATCTAAAAAGGATATGATTTCACCAGATATTCTCGCTATGGTTTACATAAAGCTAAACCTTCTCAGCAAAGCAAAAGAGTTAGAAGAAAGCTTATCCGACCAGATGAAGGCTCTTTTATACAGCACACTTTCTCACAAAGACCAGGACAAATATTGCCTAACAAGTATAAAGCATCTATTAAAACCCTTTGTGTGCAGTTGTGGAAAGGCTTATAATAGCTATTACCCCTTATGTTCAGGATGTTTAACCTGGGGGGAAATAAGGATAAGGAGGGCTTTTCATGCTGGTGGACGTTGA
- the rsfS gene encoding ribosome silencing factor, which produces MQDNKELLKTLKSLLEDKKAEDIVVLDVSKHTNIANYFVIATANSPVHAKALLKYLLEELEKKNIKPDHVEGAEEGAWILIDLIDIIVHIFLKEWREYYDLEWLYSTAERLEL; this is translated from the coding sequence ATGCAAGACAATAAGGAACTATTAAAAACTTTAAAGAGCCTTCTTGAAGATAAGAAGGCGGAAGATATTGTTGTGTTGGACGTTTCAAAACATACAAACATAGCCAACTATTTTGTTATCGCTACAGCCAACTCTCCAGTGCATGCCAAGGCCCTCCTAAAATACCTCTTGGAAGAGCTTGAAAAGAAAAACATAAAGCCAGACCATGTGGAAGGTGCGGAAGAAGGCGCTTGGATTCTCATTGACCTTATTGATATAATAGTTCATATATTCCTCAAGGAATGGAGGGAATACTATGACCTTGAATGGCTCTACTCAACGGCGGAGAGGTTAGAGCTATGA
- a CDS encoding outer membrane protein assembly factor BamD, with protein sequence MGKKIVFLLLLLVVGCAKITEEKRAQLALDAYSQGMSAYSRRDYKEAISKLSEALKYLENLSPQEIKSAKYTIAESYYLRKDYINAIIYLEDFLFYYPESPEAEKVYFMVVDSYMKVAPDAYRDQSYTLKAIDKAKEILTKYPNSPYADRVISLIDDAQSKLAKHEYLIGRFYEDFGYYYSASLRYKNLLINYPEQVSEAEVLYRYIKSLLLVKKQAKKQEDKYKGWIEEAQKELKAVKSEEDKKAIQNRIAFLEGEIERWKKLAEDSRQEGLKLMEKYKEVYGENTYYKQLKEYARQ encoded by the coding sequence ATGGGTAAAAAGATTGTATTTTTATTGCTTCTTTTGGTGGTAGGTTGCGCCAAAATTACAGAGGAGAAAAGGGCCCAGCTGGCCCTTGATGCTTACTCACAGGGCATGTCTGCCTATTCAAGAAGGGATTATAAGGAAGCTATAAGCAAACTATCGGAAGCCCTCAAATACCTTGAAAACCTAAGCCCACAAGAGATAAAATCTGCCAAATACACCATAGCTGAAAGCTATTACCTTAGGAAGGACTACATAAACGCCATTATATACTTAGAGGATTTCCTCTTTTACTATCCAGAAAGTCCAGAGGCAGAGAAGGTGTATTTTATGGTGGTGGATAGCTACATGAAGGTGGCACCAGACGCATACAGAGACCAAAGCTATACACTAAAAGCCATAGATAAGGCTAAGGAAATTCTCACCAAGTACCCAAACAGCCCATATGCAGACAGAGTAATAAGCTTAATAGATGACGCTCAAAGCAAACTGGCAAAGCATGAATACCTTATAGGAAGGTTTTACGAAGACTTTGGATATTATTATTCTGCATCCCTTAGGTATAAGAACCTTTTGATAAACTACCCTGAACAAGTTTCTGAGGCCGAAGTTCTATACAGATATATAAAATCTCTACTTTTGGTGAAAAAACAGGCAAAGAAACAGGAAGATAAATACAAAGGATGGATAGAGGAAGCTCAAAAGGAGTTAAAAGCTGTTAAATCCGAAGAGGATAAAAAAGCAATACAAAACAGAATAGCCTTTCTGGAAGGAGAAATAGAAAGATGGAAAAAACTCGCAGAAGATAGCAGGCAAGAAGGTTTAAAGCTTATGGAAAAGTATAAGGAGGTATACGGAGAAAATACCTATTATAAGCAATTAAAGGAATATGCAAGACAATAA
- a CDS encoding Rne/Rng family ribonuclease — MAKRLVVLSSGELILSFLIEGESVYKISAEERGSKRLTDSIFKGKVKRLAKGMDGVFVDVGIGRDAFLPLKGENYRVGESLIVQMVREPEGEKGAKLTTNVKLVGKYLIYFPRGKDIKCSSKIQSEEKDRLCSLLEKDLKEEGVILRSAAVKATHEQIKEELEKLRSLWHQIEKRAKVLKKPQPILEEYPSYIRLIRDHWQDMEEIISDNPLIWNEIASFLEVFEPDLLKKNLYIKDPSAYVHKYKLQDSLRSILNKVVWLKGGGYISIEETEAFTIIDVNSGDPTGSCHEENALRTNLEAVKEIAKQVILRDIGGIILIDFIDMKKQENKELVIKSMQQAFEEETCNITIYGFTKLGILEMSRKKSGRSISKLLTEACPYCSGKGYIKSSSFFLFELEKEITDQAHKALKVQVHPIRYEKVKKALQSKGYSHIQVDESHDVGVNNFNISHG; from the coding sequence ATGGCTAAAAGACTGGTTGTTTTGTCTTCTGGCGAGCTTATACTTTCCTTTCTTATAGAAGGGGAAAGTGTGTATAAAATAAGCGCGGAAGAAAGAGGTTCAAAAAGGCTAACAGACAGCATATTTAAGGGGAAAGTAAAAAGGCTTGCAAAAGGTATGGACGGAGTTTTTGTAGACGTAGGCATAGGGAGGGATGCCTTTCTTCCTTTGAAAGGTGAAAACTACCGAGTTGGAGAAAGCCTTATAGTCCAGATGGTAAGAGAGCCAGAAGGAGAAAAGGGAGCCAAGCTCACCACCAACGTAAAACTGGTAGGAAAGTACCTTATATATTTTCCAAGAGGCAAGGATATAAAATGCTCCAGCAAAATACAGTCGGAGGAAAAGGATAGGCTTTGTAGTTTATTGGAAAAAGATTTAAAAGAAGAAGGTGTGATTCTAAGAAGCGCAGCAGTAAAGGCCACACATGAACAGATAAAAGAGGAACTTGAAAAGTTAAGAAGCTTATGGCATCAGATAGAAAAGAGGGCTAAGGTACTAAAAAAACCCCAACCCATATTGGAAGAATACCCATCATACATAAGACTAATAAGAGACCATTGGCAAGATATGGAAGAAATAATATCGGACAACCCCCTTATATGGAACGAAATAGCCTCTTTCCTTGAGGTCTTTGAGCCAGACCTGCTTAAGAAAAATCTATACATAAAGGACCCAAGCGCATATGTGCATAAATACAAGCTTCAAGATAGCCTTAGAAGCATTCTTAACAAAGTGGTTTGGCTAAAGGGTGGCGGCTACATATCCATAGAAGAAACGGAGGCCTTTACCATAATAGATGTGAACAGCGGAGATCCCACAGGCTCTTGTCATGAAGAAAATGCCCTAAGAACCAACCTTGAAGCGGTGAAAGAGATAGCAAAGCAGGTCATACTCAGGGACATAGGTGGTATAATTCTTATAGATTTCATTGATATGAAAAAACAAGAAAACAAGGAGCTTGTAATTAAAAGCATGCAACAGGCCTTTGAAGAGGAGACATGCAACATTACCATATATGGTTTTACAAAGCTGGGCATATTGGAAATGTCAAGGAAAAAATCTGGTAGGAGCATCAGTAAGCTCCTTACAGAGGCTTGCCCCTATTGTTCTGGTAAAGGCTATATAAAAAGTTCTTCCTTCTTCCTTTTTGAACTGGAAAAGGAAATAACAGATCAGGCCCACAAGGCCCTAAAAGTTCAAGTCCATCCCATAAGATACGAAAAGGTGAAAAAGGCTTTGCAATCAAAGGGCTATTCTCATATACAGGTAGATGAAAGCCATGATGTTGGTGTAAATAACTTTAACATAAGCCATGGGTAA